From one Bacillus sp. FJAT-42376 genomic stretch:
- a CDS encoding alpha/beta-type small acid-soluble spore protein, protein MARTNKLLVPGAEQALNQFKMEVAQEFGVSLGKDTTARSNGSVGGEMTKRLIAQAQQSQHGKSE, encoded by the coding sequence ATGGCGAGAACAAATAAACTGCTCGTACCTGGTGCTGAACAGGCTCTTAACCAATTTAAAATGGAAGTTGCCCAGGAGTTTGGTGTTTCACTTGGAAAAGACACGACTGCCCGTTCAAACGGGTCCGTGGGCGGAGAAATGACAAAACGGCTAATTGCCCAAGCACAGCAAAGCCAGCATGGCAAATCAGAATAA